DNA from Longimicrobiaceae bacterium:
GGAAGGCGTGGAGGCGGAGGCGGGAGAGGGGCACGGGGGCGGAATATGGAATGAAGAATGGAGAATGTAGAAAGGGGCTCCCCGTGACCGCGGGCGCCCCGGCTCGCGACGAGCTAAGCAGTTGTTTCTACATTCTTCATTCTACATTCTTCATTCGCTTCTCATGCTCCAGCAGCCACCGCTTGATCCCCGTCCCGTCCCCGCCCTCCCACGAGCCTAGGTACCCGCCCAGCCCGCCGCCGGTGGCGAGCACGCGGTGGCAGGGGACCACGATGGGGACCGGGTTGCGGCGGTTCGCCTGGCCCACGGCGCGCGAGGCGTTGGGCCGCCCCAGCTCGCGCGCCATCTCGCCGTAGGTGCGGGTCTCGCCGCAGGGGATGCGGCAGAGCGCGTCCCAGGCGCTGCGCTGGAACTCCGTCCCCTCGATCGCCAGCGGGAGCGTGAACTCGCGCCGCTCGCCCGCGAAGTACTCCCGCAGCTCCCGCACGACCTGGCGCCCTACCACGTCGTCCCGCGCCGGCTCGTCGCGCGTGCCGGCGGGCGGGTGCTTCCCCTGCTCCCAGAACTCGATCCTCCGCACCCCCGCGTCGTCGTACTCCACGAGGAGCCCCCCGACGGGCGATGCGAGCAGCAGACGGCGCAGACCGGTCATGACGATCTCCCGGAAACGGCGAGAGCGCGCGGGCTCGGCGCGAGCCACTCCCGCACCTTCGCACTCACGCGCTTGCGGTTCATCTCCCCCTGAACTCCGCCCTGCGCTTCTCCAGGAACGCGCCCATCCCCTCGCGCATGTCCTCGGTGGCGGCGAGCAGGCCGAAGAGGTTGGACTCAAGCGCCAGGCCGTCGTCCACGGACATCTCCATCCCGCGGGTGGTGCACTCGATGGCCAGGCCCAGCGCCACGGGGCCGTTGCGGAGGATGGTGCCGAGGAGCTTGCGCGCGGCGTCCATCAGCTCCGCCTGGGGCACGACCCTGTTCGCCAGCCCGATCCGGTGCGCCTCCTGGGCGTCGATCATCTCGGCGGTGAGCATCAGCTCCAGCGCGCGCCCCTTCCCCACGATGCGGGGGAGGCGCAGCGTGCCGCCGTAGCCGGGGATGATCCCCAGCTTCACCTCGGGGAGCCCGAACTTCGCGTTCTCGGAGGCGATGCGCAGGTGGCAGGCCAGCGCCAGCTCGCACCCGCCGCCCAGCGCGAAGCCGTTCACCGCGGCAATGACCGGCTTGCGCGACAGCTCGATGGCGCGGAACACCCGCTGCCCCAGGCGGCTCACCTCCACCCCGTCCACGGGGCCCATCTTCGCCAGCTCGGCGATGTCGGCGCCGGCCACGAAGGCCTTCTCGCCCACGCCGGTCACGATCGCGCCGCGCACGTCCTCCCGCTCCCGGATCTCGCGCACGGCCTGCCCCAGCTCGCGGATCGTCTGCTCGTTGAGGGCGTTCAGCTTGTCGGGGCGGTTGACGGAGAGCGTGGCGATCCCGTCCTGGACGTCGAGCTGGAGGTTGCTGTACTCGGGCATGGTCGGGCGCACGAAGGTCATGATGGGATGGATGGGTTCTGGAGCCGTGAAGCTAGCGATGCCGCTACGCCGCGGCAACGGCAGACCGCAAAGCGTTTCTGCGCAACGGCTCCTGCAGTTTGAGTCGTATTATATGTGGTACACTTCTCGCATCTGTTCCTATCGTGGCGGGAAATGATCCGCCGCTCGGACGTTGGGGGGCTCTTCGCCAGGCCCGGGATGGCCCCCGGCTGGACACCGCGACCAGGAGGGAACCATGGGATCGCGACACCGCTGCTCAGGGGTCGGCCTGCTGCTCCTGACGCTCGCCCTCGGCGCTCAGGGATGTCAGACTCCGAGGAAGGGACTCTCCGCGGGCGGCTGCGACCGGTCGCAGGACTACAGCGGCAGTTCCCTGCCGTACCACACCATTCCCATCGACAACGGCAACGACTTCAATACCGGCAGGGAGGCGTTCCGGACCAGCACGGATGCTCAGAGCGGCTACACCGCGTATGCGACGTGGGACCCCTGTGCGCTCTACCTGGGATACACCGGCTCGGCGATCGGGAGCGGGGACTGCACCGACCTGTCGCAGCCGACCTGCACGGTGGCCGGCCTCCCGGAGTCGCCCGACCGCTTCCTGCTGTATTACCTGAACACCGACCCGCTGGGGAGCCGGGGGACGGAAAACGCGAAGTCGTACGGCGGACAGGAGTGGACGCTTCCCTTCAAGGCCGACTACCTGCTGGCCATACGCACCGACGGGGAGTCGACCCCGAAGGGGGACTCCGTGGTGTACGTCGGCAACTGGCACCTGTACGAGTCCCGTGAGGGGGAGTGGACTCGAGTGAAGGAGGCCCGAGTGGAGATCGGGGACAACAGCTCCTCCAACTTCATCGAGCTCCTGCTCCCGCTGAAGGAGCTCGGCTCCCCGTGTGCCGTCGAGGTACTCGGGTGGGTGGTGGACACCCGCCACGACACGAGCTTCGCCTACT
Protein-coding regions in this window:
- a CDS encoding methylated-DNA--[protein]-cysteine S-methyltransferase, with the translated sequence MTGLRRLLLASPVGGLLVEYDDAGVRRIEFWEQGKHPPAGTRDEPARDDVVGRQVVRELREYFAGERREFTLPLAIEGTEFQRSAWDALCRIPCGETRTYGEMARELGRPNASRAVGQANRRNPVPIVVPCHRVLATGGGLGGYLGSWEGGDGTGIKRWLLEHEKRMKNVE
- a CDS encoding enoyl-CoA hydratase-related protein, producing MTFVRPTMPEYSNLQLDVQDGIATLSVNRPDKLNALNEQTIRELGQAVREIREREDVRGAIVTGVGEKAFVAGADIAELAKMGPVDGVEVSRLGQRVFRAIELSRKPVIAAVNGFALGGGCELALACHLRIASENAKFGLPEVKLGIIPGYGGTLRLPRIVGKGRALELMLTAEMIDAQEAHRIGLANRVVPQAELMDAARKLLGTILRNGPVALGLAIECTTRGMEMSVDDGLALESNLFGLLAATEDMREGMGAFLEKRRAEFRGR